Proteins encoded in a region of the Haloglomus salinum genome:
- a CDS encoding ATP synthase subunit B — translation MQKEYQTITEISGPLVFAEVDEPVGYDEIVEIETPNGEVRRGQVLESTSEFVAIQVFEGTSGIDKNSSVRFLGETLKMPLTEDLLGRVLSGSGEPIDDGPAIEPEERREIVGAAINPTAREYPEEFIQTGVSAIDGMNTLVRGQKLPIFSASGLPHNDLALQVARQATVPEDVEEGDDSEFAVIFGAMGITQEEANEFMDDFERTGALERSVVFMNLADDPAVERTVTPRLALTTAEYLAFEKGYHVLVILTDMTNYCEALREIGAAREEVPGRRGYPGYMYTDLATLYERAGRLEGVEGSVTQIPILTMPGDDDTHPIPDLTGYITEGQIYVDRDLHSQGIQPPIDVLPSLSRLMDDGIGEGLTREDHADVSDQMYAAYAEGEDLRDLVNIVGREALSERDNLYLDFADRFEEEFVQQGFRTNRDIDETLDLGWELLSMFPKPELNRIDEELIEEYYHEDVEAEDAEEVAAD, via the coding sequence ATGCAGAAAGAGTACCAGACCATCACGGAGATCAGCGGCCCGCTGGTGTTCGCCGAGGTCGACGAGCCCGTCGGTTACGACGAGATCGTCGAGATCGAGACACCGAACGGCGAGGTCCGGCGCGGACAGGTGCTGGAGTCGACGAGCGAGTTCGTCGCCATCCAGGTGTTCGAGGGGACCTCAGGTATCGACAAGAACTCCTCGGTGCGGTTCCTGGGCGAGACCCTGAAGATGCCGCTCACGGAGGACCTGCTCGGCCGTGTGCTGAGTGGCTCCGGTGAGCCCATCGACGACGGCCCGGCCATCGAACCCGAGGAGCGCCGGGAGATCGTCGGTGCAGCCATCAACCCGACCGCCCGGGAGTACCCAGAGGAGTTCATCCAGACCGGCGTCTCCGCCATCGACGGCATGAACACCCTCGTTCGTGGACAGAAGCTCCCCATCTTCTCGGCATCGGGGCTGCCCCACAACGACCTCGCACTGCAGGTCGCCCGCCAGGCGACCGTCCCGGAGGACGTCGAGGAGGGTGACGACTCGGAGTTCGCCGTCATCTTCGGCGCGATGGGTATCACCCAGGAGGAGGCCAACGAGTTCATGGACGACTTCGAGCGCACCGGTGCGCTGGAGCGGTCGGTCGTCTTCATGAACCTCGCGGACGACCCCGCCGTCGAGCGGACGGTCACGCCGCGGCTGGCCCTCACGACGGCCGAGTACCTCGCCTTCGAGAAGGGGTATCACGTGCTCGTCATCCTGACGGACATGACCAACTACTGTGAGGCGCTGCGCGAGATTGGCGCCGCCCGTGAGGAGGTGCCCGGTCGCCGTGGCTACCCCGGCTACATGTACACCGACCTCGCGACGCTGTACGAGCGCGCCGGCCGCCTCGAGGGTGTCGAGGGCTCTGTCACGCAGATTCCCATCCTCACGATGCCCGGCGACGACGACACCCACCCCATCCCGGACCTGACCGGCTACATCACCGAGGGGCAGATCTACGTCGACCGTGACCTCCACAGTCAGGGTATCCAGCCCCCGATCGACGTGCTGCCCAGCCTCTCGCGACTGATGGACGACGGTATCGGCGAGGGCCTCACCCGTGAGGACCACGCCGACGTCTCCGACCAGATGTACGCCGCGTACGCCGAGGGTGAGGACCTGCGCGACCTCGTCAACATCGTCGGCCGCGAGGCCCTCTCCGAGCGGGACAACCTCTATCTGGACTTCGCGGACCGCTTCGAGGAGGAGTTCGTCCAGCAGGGCTTCCGTACGAATCGGGACATCGACGAGACGCTCGACCTGGGCTGGGAACTGCTCTCGATGTTCCCCAAGCCCGAACTCAACCGCATCGACGAGGAACTCATCGAGGAGTACTACCACGAAGACGTCGAGGCCGAGGACGCCGAAGAGGTCGCGGCCGACTGA
- a CDS encoding wax ester/triacylglycerol synthase family O-acyltransferase — translation MTEEPPDREVLLGADNSWLRMGDRTNLMTITGMLHFDDPVSYGAVRQQLKERLLPFKRFRQRVVNEHTPFRRPTWEVDEQFDIDCHLHHVALPEPQGKAEFQSFVGDLLSQPVDHDKPLWQGYLVEGAGDGNALVMRIHHALGDGFAMMYVLLGLADDPSEINLPIRGVPSPPDHAADEDATSPGSPSASPSATDADADDGPGVLASLSKAPSLLVRGARATKIGTESMFLPKESETAVTGELGLKKRAAWTAPIDVDRAKRVGRAFDGTINDVLLATTTGALRRYMEAHDGHVDPDAEHRTAIPVNLKPLDRRDEQLGNAFGLGFLQLPVGIDSVQGRIDAIGERTGALRQGTQAWLMLTLLRTVGNLPMPFQDLAMWRFQNRASSVITNVPGPTDTFHFAGAEVSDMMFWVPTSQGVGLGISIYSYDGDVRVGIASDAGLVDDPTELTEAFTDEFEAIAQQVDIEPIPADD, via the coding sequence ATGACCGAGGAACCGCCGGACCGGGAGGTGCTCTTGGGGGCGGACAACAGCTGGCTCCGGATGGGCGACCGGACGAACCTGATGACCATCACGGGGATGCTCCACTTCGACGACCCCGTCTCCTACGGGGCGGTCCGACAGCAGCTGAAGGAGCGACTCCTCCCGTTCAAGCGGTTCCGTCAGCGGGTCGTCAACGAGCACACGCCCTTCCGGCGGCCGACGTGGGAGGTCGACGAGCAGTTCGATATCGACTGTCACCTCCATCACGTCGCGCTGCCCGAGCCACAGGGCAAGGCCGAGTTCCAGTCGTTCGTGGGGGACCTGCTGAGCCAGCCAGTCGACCACGACAAGCCGCTGTGGCAGGGCTACCTTGTCGAGGGAGCCGGCGACGGCAACGCGCTGGTGATGCGTATCCACCACGCGCTGGGCGACGGCTTCGCAATGATGTACGTCCTGCTCGGGCTGGCGGACGACCCGAGCGAGATCAACCTCCCCATCCGGGGCGTCCCGTCCCCCCCGGACCACGCTGCCGACGAGGACGCCACGTCGCCGGGTAGCCCCTCGGCCTCGCCCTCGGCTACGGACGCCGACGCGGACGACGGACCGGGCGTGCTGGCGTCGCTCTCGAAGGCGCCGAGCCTCCTCGTTCGGGGCGCGCGCGCCACGAAGATCGGCACGGAGTCGATGTTCCTCCCGAAGGAGTCCGAGACCGCGGTGACGGGCGAACTTGGTCTGAAGAAACGGGCCGCCTGGACCGCGCCGATCGATGTCGACCGGGCCAAACGCGTGGGCCGGGCGTTCGACGGTACCATCAACGACGTCCTGCTCGCGACGACGACCGGGGCGCTTCGGCGCTACATGGAGGCACACGACGGGCACGTCGACCCGGACGCCGAGCACCGGACGGCCATCCCGGTCAACCTGAAGCCGCTCGACCGGCGTGACGAACAGCTCGGCAACGCCTTCGGGCTGGGCTTCCTCCAGCTCCCGGTCGGTATCGACAGCGTGCAGGGCCGTATCGATGCCATCGGCGAGCGGACGGGGGCGCTCCGGCAGGGGACGCAGGCGTGGCTGATGTTGACGCTGCTGCGGACGGTGGGGAACCTGCCGATGCCGTTCCAGGACCTGGCGATGTGGCGGTTCCAGAACCGGGCGTCGTCGGTCATCACGAACGTGCCCGGCCCGACCGACACGTTCCACTTCGCCGGGGCCGAGGTGAGCGACATGATGTTCTGGGTACCGACCTCGCAGGGTGTCGGACTCGGCATCAGTATCTACAGCTACGACGGCGACGTCCGGGTCGGTATCGCCTCGGACGCCGGGCTCGTCGACGACCCGACGGAGTTGACCGAGGCCTTCACCGACGAGTTCGAGGCCATCGCCCAGCAGGTCGATATCGAACCGATTCCTGCGGACGACTGA
- a CDS encoding DUF7504 family protein: MRELSDLAGVPPAVSGASAVLVRAPGLHDDRENACATLSLAGGPTGVVAVTYRGTAAEWLERLRGHRNSPEAVQVVTVGDALGTPESSGASGAVVRRVENPDDLTGLEITVGEAIAALPDRPSTLCFDSLTALLQYAEVEEAYRLLHPLVERLHAAGAVGHFHVDPVALEDQDLTALTGLFDAVVELGDGIVEVRTSTGVGPDDGVGDGGDDG; encoded by the coding sequence ATGCGTGAACTCTCCGACCTCGCCGGCGTTCCGCCCGCGGTCTCCGGAGCGTCGGCAGTGCTGGTTCGCGCACCGGGCCTCCACGACGACCGGGAGAACGCGTGCGCGACGCTCTCGCTGGCGGGGGGCCCGACCGGTGTCGTCGCCGTCACCTACCGGGGGACGGCCGCCGAGTGGCTCGAACGGCTGCGGGGCCACCGTAACTCCCCGGAGGCGGTCCAGGTTGTGACCGTCGGGGACGCCCTCGGCACACCCGAGTCGTCCGGCGCGTCCGGAGCGGTCGTCCGCCGGGTCGAGAACCCGGACGACCTCACGGGGCTGGAGATCACCGTGGGAGAGGCCATCGCGGCGCTTCCGGACAGGCCGTCGACGCTCTGTTTCGACTCGCTGACGGCGTTGTTACAGTACGCGGAGGTCGAGGAAGCGTACCGGTTACTCCACCCACTCGTCGAGCGGCTCCACGCCGCGGGCGCCGTGGGGCACTTCCACGTCGACCCGGTCGCGCTGGAGGATCAGGACCTCACCGCGCTGACCGGCCTCTTCGACGCCGTCGTCGAACTCGGTGACGGTATCGTCGAGGTCCGAACGTCCACCGGTGTCGGCCCCGACGATGGGGTTGGGGACGGCGGTGACGACGGCTGA